The sequence ttcgattttttttttactttcacAAGTGTTCTAGATGAAAATTTCACTGTTCATTCGctataaaaaattaaagatcCGCTGGCAAAAAATGAAAGTTCAGTTACGGACACAATCAAATGGCTCACACCGAATTAGTGGATGCTAGTAGCTAGTTAGTATGATTTCCATTGAAATAGGATAATTTGAGTGTTTCAAAAATCAGTGAGAGCACCTATAAAAAACACTGAGAATAGAACTGAACGAATTTCCAAATTAACACATGATATAATAGCATTTGTTCTTTACCACATGCGTATCTTGGTAATTTTCCATTGGGTGATGAATTCCGTATTTGACTGAACCAGGTGCTAAGGTTGCAGTAATCTGCGAAACTGAAGGTCGCAACCAGGTGGCGAACTCCGCATTTGCAACAACTGACGAGTTTGGCAACTTCACAATAGATCTCCCTTCCCAGCTCCACGCCACACCAAACCTGGAGACGGCCTGCGTTGTCAAGGTGCTTCAGATCCCTATAGATTCCTTGTGCCGCCTTCGCCACCGCCTTGGATCCACCTATGGCCTCAAGCTATCCTCGGGGGAGGACGGCGTCCGCGCCTACACCACTGGGGTGATACGGTTGCAGGACAGCAATACATCACATTGGGGTGATACGGCTGCAGGACAGCAATACACCATCACGTAAGTGTGTGAATGTAGAGAACAGAACTAATAGGAGGTAAACATGAAAATTAAAGTGATAGGAGACGAACAATTGTATGTCAAACGATGAGTTCACGTTTGTTTAACTTTTGAAAAAAAGTAAAGAGTaagagatgagatgagatattaACTGGGCCTCTGGTATAGCAGGAATCAAGCATGCAAATAAATGCATATTTATATCTGTATATATCTAAGCAACGTGAATGCGAGGGAATCGGATAGAGTTCTTCTGCAAGGAGTTACTTGACTGGGAAAATTTCATAATAGCAACAAGGAAAGAAATAGTTTCGTTAAATACCACAAGTTGGATAAATAAGATGTACATCGTACTCCATTTATCAATGATAGAATGTGTGGTAGCACAAGAATGTAAATTATCTAAATCAAAATTCTCCAGTTGAGAGTCATATACAAAGCTTTGTTGCCAAAAGCACCAGGATTTGGGCCTTAGGAGCCTACATGTGAACCGTGTTGGTAACATGCGCAAAAATCTAACAACCAGATTTTACACgaagatatattttataaacTACAACAAATGAACAAACTTCTAACCCTAGCAGCAAGCAACAAAACCAAAAATCCATTAGGGacatcaagaactcacagtcgggttgatgaagggatgaaTTTGATGATATATCGATTCGCAGCTGTGCAGATCGTAGACGAAGCAGCACAGAGCAGTCGCGCAAATGCGCTGCCTAGAAACCTTATTGCCGTCCCTCGTACGAGCTTCACGATGGCAAGGCctcggagataccgctcaccctccaCCCCTAGTGCACGCCAAGGAGAAGGGCCGACGAGATCCGGCAATGCAGCACACCAAAATAGTGATCTAGATAGATGGAGAAGGACGAATGGAGCAGAAAGTTCTCTCCTCCTAAAGCCTAGATGTCTCTAGGAATTATATGGAATTGGCTGCCCTCTTGGAGCCGTTTCCTCTGATAAAAGCCCACTAATTGGCATCCTCTCATAACTGACCAAATACTCCCGTGATTATGGCATTGAACGCAATTAAAGGGGAGAACATAAAAAAAAGGATTTGCTATTTtgtgctgccacaccacatcaCGCTATTTTCACGTGAAAATACGCAAATATGTGCACGTGCATgcgtgtgaatatagcaaagCCTATTCTATCTTTCTCATTTCTCTATTACAAAGAGAGGAGAGAACTCTACTATTTAAATTGGTCGACATTATATGGGATTAGATATTTTTGCTTTGCATTCTCATGAATAGGCCTTATATAAGCCACATCCCAACAAACCGCGTGTTTGGTTTACTGCCCACACAAGCCATACCAAAATTGGTAATACCCATGTATTTTGGTCACCATTAGGTTCTATGCTAAAATTTGGTGTTatgccatctccaacagaaactctaaaaattcaccCTCTATTACACTATTATAACATCACCTAACACTATTATatttcctctattttcttcatctccaacagacattgtcggagagtgaactcctcaagcggggatccggagggatccctttgagattcagccgaggggatgattctgaacccgcctcgtacgtgaaataaatgggagtaaattagatgcaggtggagtggaatgatcggatgcaagaGGAAgtaatgctcaggggatttttagacaggttcgggccgcactgagcgtaataccctactcatgtgtgtatgctataaatgctctgagaatgtctctctgaggatctgccgtgttacaagaatatttgtctaagtctaaagCTTCGTGTTTCTTCCGTCGTCGTCATCCGGAGTTCGTCTGACGTGCTCTTGTGTATTCGGTCGATCCAAATCTTGGTCCGTCTTCTCCAGGGAGCCCGCCCTgcttatatacccgtcggggcggtagcgtgcccagaaaggatggcgcaagttccaagacgctataaatggaaagcaaccatcatgggttgcaccgcgaggtgacagggagggttaaaaacgcgcccccgtccgtcttgttcgtcatcattctgcttttcggcgagtgctgcggggagggcccaccgggcagccaccgagcagccccgcgtgcccgcccggtcagagcaggcctgacacagcagggcggcaggcggtgtgcctcgagtcctgcgatgttatcccgaggcacgccggatgacgcgcgatgggacccgtgtattaaatgtccccacgccttcctgccagaccgtggcagggattgacagcaggcgtgggggggagtggttggaagtgacaggccacgcgcactcttaaatgcagtattgggcctctcaccagttgacacctcaccgctgagaccttgtggggaccaccggcgaaagacttctcaggccctcagggaactgtgagcgctcggggactactgttcacagccccgagcactctctcccggacatgccctctcttggtcctcggggaactcgggtgctcgggaaccattgttcacggccccgagcactctctcccggacttgactgctcgggtcctcgggaaactcgggtactcggggaccactgttcatggtcccgagcaccctctcccagaacttgatcttctcgggtcatcggggaactcgcgtacttggggaccactgtgcatggccccgagcaccctctctcgggacttggtcttctcggatcatcgggaaactcgggtacttggggaccactgtacatggcccgagcaccctctcctgggacttggtcttctcagacctcggggaactcgggtacttagGGACCACTGtgtatggccccgagcaccctctcccggaacttgatcttctcggaccttggggagataacccccgagggagggcgccacgtggtacTCTActattctggcctcgggactcggagacccctggttcccatgtcaccgacagacaccctatttcctaccttttattcctctcctcctcctcctccggagCCACGCGCATACTCAGGAACGGTGATACGGGAGCCCCCAACTCGGTGGCAAATTTGCCGATCAAATGCCGATGCCGTATCCCTGTAGCACCGACAAAAGTAAAAATACAGTCTCTGTTAGAGTGGTTTGTCGGTGTTGAAGAGCAGCAATTGTACGGAGCATAGTGATACGGTAAAAAGAAGTCACCGTTGGAATCGGCCTTACCAAGGAAATTTTGGCGTTGCTGTCACGGGCTGTGTCTGGGGACTGGGGCAGGATTAGATCAAATAGGAAAGTAAAATGATCGGAGGTAGTACTAGCTATCCAATTCAAAAGGCCGGCAGATTTCCTCTCGGCCGTCTCGTTCTTCGCGCGGCTGCAATCGCTACAGTGTCACTACATATAAATGATTTCAGATTGAAGCCTGATAATTTGAGTGTTGCGCAAAAAAATTATGCCAGCAGATATATGGATCCCACAAGCCATACTCATGATATGGGCAAACTTTGATATGGCTGCAATCCAAACAACTTTTCTTGCCCATGTTTTGACAATACCCATGAATTAGTTGGGTCACAATCCAAACACCACATATTTTGCCCACGTTTTAGCATTGCCCGAGTTTATATAACACCAAAATTTGGTAAGGTTTGCATTGGATAGCATCCAAACAGCCCCATAATCAAAGGGGTTTTCCCCCCCACTAATAAGCTCCTAATTCATGCACTTGTATCTGAAATTTTCCACTTCTGTCATAGGTATTATTTGCTTTTCCACTACAGTCATTTATCAACTAGACTATAGTTAACCAGTTCAAAGATGTGTGTTTATTTTATGGAAAATGTCCAAAATAATCCGAAGTTATTGTTAGTGGAATTGTACAACACAAAGATGGAGGACAAGAGTAGCATCGTCACTGTCCCCGGCTCCTCCGTACATGTTTATATGATTAGAGAGGGAATTACGGGTCAGAGGATTGATATAGAGGTTAAAATGGTCATTTTAGCTCTTGTTTTTACCTTACCTAACCCAAAATCCGGTCAGAGTggggaaaaaaacaaacaagcatGCAATGGAAGGGTCATGAAAATAAAAACTGCTAGtcctaaaaaaaaatgaaaactgCTAGAATATAATGGCGCAAGGAACGTTAAGGACCTACCTAGTGGCAAAAAATGAAATTTCCCATAATCCAGTTAGGTGATAAATACAAAACTAAAAGCATAATTTTTTACTAAACATTGAGACCTAACTACAAACGAAATATGTGAAGTAACAATTTTCTGCCAAATCCATTAACAGGACAAGTCTGAGAGAAACAGTGTTCTAGGAAGCGCTAGTGCAATGTGGCATTTTTTTCAGACCGAAGTTAGACAGATAAAGTTAGACTTGAGGCACACTTTGCTATCCTAGAGATCAATTATCCTAATGCATGATACTCTATCTCCAATTTTCACACCGAGCAATCTCAATAATGCAGCTGCACATAACAGTACATGAGAAAAATGTCCTGCCTTTTTGCAAAGTGGTCCAGCTTAAAAGAtctaagaaaatattttttcgaAAAAATGTCTAATTTTGTATCCAGTTTGCATGGTTCTTTCTGCTAAACATGTTGCCCCCGACAGCATGTCGCAATTTAGCACTTAGCAGGAATGCAACCGGTAACTAATTATGTTAACCCGATATGGAGGTTACGATGAAACTAGTTGATCAATGATGCGCTGCTTATGAAGCCTCATAAGCCCCTAGGAGCATGAGTGAGAACTTAATGAAAAAGATTTCAGGTCTTATTCTAAAAAGAAGGTCAATGAGGAGAATTTTTTAATCTGACCAAGAAAAAGTGGTTCCATCAAAAGATTATGAAGAGGATGAGTAGTCATTTGATTATTGTTATCAGTTGCTTGACTTGTAAGGCTGTAGACATGTAGTCAAACAATGTTAACTGTCTGCGACATTATCAGATAACATGAAAATTTCCTCAGAGAAATCTGAGCAAAAGAgaagtttttaaattttagctattgatatAGTACAATTGAAGGTCAAATAATGCTTATTGTTGATAAAGTTCCAGGAGCAGTCATACTGATTTATTTCAGGCATTCCTGgctaataaaaaatatcatgaaaAAGTGGAGGTTAACAGGTGCAGACAAATTACATTGTTATTGATACTATGTAATGACTTAACAGTTAATTTTGATCAAACAAGAAAATGGTATATTTTATCCACATTGAAATATAAGAAAAGGAAAGCCAGGACCCATAGAAACTGAACAATGAACATGGCTTGCGCAACCAAAATCCCAAGCTCCATCATGTACAAACCCAGCTCCTTAACGAGCTCACCAAGATTTTCAATATCATCTTCACCCTTAGGATCCTCAAATCCATCAATAGCTTATGCCTTCTCTGTTGGTTGATCTCGGCGAACTAACAAACCGAGTCCTAAAGGGGCAGGCCCATCTACGTGCCTTGATCGGAGGCGGAAACAAACTTTGGTTTCAGTCCCATTCCATGCAACGCAAAAATAAATAGGGGAGAGCTGACACCTACATGTTTTCAGTTTATACGAGGTTAGCCTCTCCCCAACACCTCAAAACCCTAACACGATCATAAGTGCATTGCCAACGGAGTAAAGACCGAAGCCACCGCCAGCCTTCTCCGTAGCGTTCTGCAACTACACCGAGCTCCTCTGCATCACCATCGTCTTCACCGAGCCGGCCACCACTACCTCGACTACATGCGGGCTCCACCGATGGTCTACACCAATTCATCTACACCTACACCGACTACATCTCCTTACCGATCACCAAGATGGCCTCACTGAACGCAGGTACACCTCACGCTTCCGCAATAACGGGCACTTGATATTAGAGCTAGTGAATTGATGAACATCTAAGTCTAAAAATCAGTATCAGAACCAAAGTTGCCTTTAATCAAGCCTATTAGACCTTAATTATGTTAGATTGTATTCGGCTGATGTCGTTTTATGATCAAACGGGCCTAATTAGTTTTGGTTTACATAATTAGCGATCAATAATGTGTTTTAAGTTCACATTAGGCTCGAATTAATGCTCATGATCATGTTTTTGGGATGTTTATGTCTCGGTTTGACCAATTTTAATCTTACTTAGCACCAATTAGTGTCGAATTAGATCACATGTTCATGAATTTGGGGTTTAGGTGTAttttatgcatatatgtgtgttCTTGTGTGCTATTCAGATCGGTTTGAGGGCCTTAGGGCATCTATAAGCCTTGGGTAGCACTTAGAAGGGGGGGGGATTTGGGGAATCCAAAGTACCCTAATGAAAAACCTAAGAAAAATTCCCCAATTCCCCAAATCCAAGCCCTTTTTCCCCAATCCTAAAAGCCTAAGGCACTACACCCCCAATTGGAACTCTAAATCAAGATAGAATGGGGAATTCACGTTTTTTTTGGGCGCTTTTCATCTCTGTCGCTCCCGTCGgagcttcatgttcttctccgTTGGGATTCCCCCCCCTCCTATCCCTCGGTTGTCTCCTTGCATGAGGATCTTCCTCCGAAGCTCGCATCTCCTCTTGTGTGTGCACGGCGGAGCTCTGGCGCCTGACACTTCTTCTCACCACATGCACCATCAACACATGCAACACCACAACTCCAACCGACAGAGGTGTGCGCGACCTAGGTCGCACGCGAGCTCCGGTGGGTAGACCTGTAGCGCCGCCCTCTTCTTGTTCTCTCTCTACTGGCTCTGCTCTCTTCTCCTCCCACTCTCTCACTTTTGGGCCTGTAGCTTGCCATTGCCGGGGTACTCATGGGTTGCTGTTCTCTCTCGGGAGCGGGCAGAGAAAtcagggagagaggggagaatGAAAATAGGGTTTTGGAACCGACGGTCGGCATGGTTTTGTTCCAATGAGATCAGCGGCTGACCGTTGATCACAATGAATGGCTGGGGATCGCGCGGCATTCGTGCTGACAGGTCAGGCTGGCTTTGGACCACCGTCCGCATTGTGGGTCGTGCTCAAGCATGCACAAATTGCTGGGTCGGGCGACCGAATAGG is a genomic window of Phragmites australis chromosome 24, lpPhrAust1.1, whole genome shotgun sequence containing:
- the LOC133906930 gene encoding uncharacterized protein LOC133906930: MLRRRAAAVLLPVLLFVAAVAADEEALPVEPMELYFTPAELARIAGYGEEPVSSVSVSGQVACELCLRPGSDLLTFELPGAKVAVICETEGRNQVANSAFATTDEFGNFTIDLPSQLHATPNLETACVVKVLQIPIDSLCRLRHRLGSTYGLKLSSGEDGVRAYTTGVIRLQDSNTSHWGDTAAGQQYTIT